The following are encoded in a window of Fusarium falciforme chromosome 11, complete sequence genomic DNA:
- a CDS encoding Chitin synthase: MAFNQHGQPNYDAPREMQDLPAGQAYHFGGPPPEEPGDPTRQPLQPLQPLHDPYSPVYDQFTPPGTHHGVNQPPATDFGNITPPPGIGNPVPGENDSSRDLLHDPYGHGGFGGYGHDPNRLGSPNSEYDVEASRLAESRLSVIRRAATMQSFDQNESLSVPGFVQGRPDSAFHDPEESWMERQQQQPLTRGLTRSRTRKVKLVQGSVLSIDYPVPSAIKNAIEPRYRDAPGSVQEEFTKMRYTAATCDPNDFTLRNGFNLRPRMYNRHTELLIAITYYNEDKVLLARTLHGTMQNIRDIVNLKRSKFWNKGGPAWQKIVVCLVFDGIDKVDKNVFDVLATVGIYQDGVIKKDVNGKETVAHIFEYTSQISVTPDQQLVRPSHDKPHRNLPPVQFIFCLKQKNSKKINSHRWLFNAFGRILNPEVAILIDAGTKPGPRALLSLWEAFYNDRDLGGACGEIHAMLGKRGINLLNPLVAVQNFEYKISNVLDKPLESAFGYVSVLPGAFSAYRFRAIMGRPLEQYFHGDHTLSKQLGKKGIDGMNIFKKNMFLAEDRILCFELVAKASQKWHLNYVKASKGETDVPEGAAEFISQRRRWLNGSFAASLYSLMHFGRLYRSGHSIIRLFFLHIQLLYNFFNVLFSWFSLAAYYLTTTIIMKLVGTPQVLSGYHGWPFGDTATPIVNVLIKYIYVAFLVLQFVLALGNRPKGSKYSYIASFMVFGLIQLYLLVLTGYLVYRAFTTTPIEEQISFASGQAFWDSFFGGGSGIAGLIVIALVTIYGLNYIASFLYLDPWHMFHSFPQYMILMSTYINILMVYAFNNWHDVSWGTKGSDTAEALPSAKVIKNEKEAVVEEIEQEQEDIDSKFEKTVWRALAPMSEMNQEEPEKKDVEDSYKSFRTGLVILWLLCNIVLIVFVTTDDFITLGVSKAADVRTPMYFRFLLYATAVLSIIRFAGFLWYIGRTGIMCCIARR, from the exons atggcctttAACCAGCACGGCCAGCCAAATTATGATGCGCCGCGGGAGATGCAGGATCTCCCAGCGGGACAGGCT TACCATTTTGGTGGCCCGCCGCCCGAAGAACCCGGCGATCCCACCCGCCAGCCCTTGCAGCCTTTGCAGCCCTTACACGACCCATACTCGCCCGTATACGACCAGTTTACGCCTCCCGGTACCCATCATGGCGTGAATCAACCTCCAGCAACCGACTTTGGCAACATTACACCACCTCCAGGTATCGGCAATCCTGTACCCGGGGAAAACGACTCTTCTCGAGATCTCCTCCATGATCCCTACGGCCACGGCGGCTTTGGCGGTTACGGCCATGACCCCAATCGCCTGGGGTCCCCGAACTCGGAATATGACGTCGAGGCTTCGAGATTGGCAGAGTCGAGACTCTCGGTCATTCGAAGAGCTGCCACCATGCAGTCTTTTGACCAGAACGAGTCCCTCTCGGTGCCAGGCTTTGTGCAGGGACGTCCAGACTCGGCGTTTCACGACCCAGAGGAGAGCTGGATGGagcgacagcagcagcagcccctCACCCGCGGCCTCACCCGATCGCGAACCCGCAAGGTCAAGCTCGTCCAGGGTTCAGTCTTGAGCATCGACTACCCCGTCCCCAGCGCCATCAAGAACGCCATCGAGCCGCGGTACAGAGACGCCCCGGGGAGCGTGCAGGAGGAATTCACAAAGATGCGCTACACGGCCGCCACGTGCGATCCCAACGATTTCACTCTGCGCAACGGCTTCAACCTCCGCCCGCGCATGTACAACCGCCACACGGagctcctcatcgccatcacgtATTACAACGAGGACAAGGTGCTCCTCGCCCGCACGCTCCACGGAACGATGCAAAACATCCGAGACATTGTGAACCTCAAGCGCTCCAAGTTCTGGAACAAGGGAGGCCCCGCGTGGCAAAAGATTGTCGTCTGTCTCGTCTTTGACGGTATCGATAAGGTCGATAAAAACGTCTTTGACGTGCTGGCCACGGTCGGCATCTACCAAGACGGCGTCATCAAAAAGGACGTCAACGGAAAGGAAACAGTTGCTCACATCTTTGAGTACACGAGTCAAATCTCGGTGACGCCAGACCAGCAGCTCGTCCGACCCTCGCACGACAAGCCGCACCGTAACCTCCCGCCCGTGCAGTTCATCTTCTGTCTCAAGCAAAAGAACAGCAAAAAGATTAATTCGCATCGATGGCTGTTTAACGCATTTGGTCGCATTTTGAACCCCGAGGTCGCTATCCTCATCGACGCTGGAACGAAGCCCGGTCCGAGAGCCTTGCTGTCTCTGTGGGAAGCCTTTTACAACGATCGCGACCTTGGCGGAGCCTGTGGAGAGATCCACGCCATGTTGGGCAAGCGAGGCATCAACCTCCTAAACCCCCTCGTCGCGGTTCAGAATTTCGAGTACAAGATTTCCAACGTGCTCGATAAACCACTAGAAAGCGCCTTTGGCTACGTGAGTGTCCTTCCGGGTGCCTTTTCCGCCTACCGCTTCCGCGCCATCATGGGTCGACCGCTGGAACAGTATTTCCACGGAGATCACACGCTTTCTAAGCAGCTGGGCAAGAAGGGAATCGACGGCATGAACATTTTCAAGAAGAACATGTTCCTTGCCGAGGACAGAATCCTGTGCTTCGAATTGGTCGCCAAGGCGAGTCAGAAGTGGCATCTCAACTATGTCAAGGCGTCCAAGGGCGAGACCGACGTGCCAGAGGGCGCAGCTGAATTTATCAGCCAACGACGAAGATGGCTGAACGGATCTTTTGCTGCGTCTCTCTATTCTCTGATGCATTTTGGTCGACTGTATCGATCTGGTCATAGCATCATCCGGCTTTTTTTCCTGCACATTCAACTCTTGTACAACTTCTTCAACGTCTTGTTCAGTTGGTTTTCGTTGGCTGCGTATTATCTGACGAcaaccatcatcatgaaGCTGGTCGGCACGCCTCAGGTTCTTTCAGGATACCACGGATGGCCATTCGGTGATACGGCAACGCCCATCGTCAACGTCCTGATCAAGTACATCTACGTTGCCTTCCTGGTTCTGCAAttcgtcctcgccctcggaAACAGACCCAAGGGATCCAAGTACAGCTACATCGCATCCTTCATGGTTTTCGGTCTCATCCAGCTATATCTCCTCGTGCTTACCGGTTACCTCGTCTACCGAGccttcaccaccaccccGATCGAGGAGCAGATTTCTTTCGCGTCCGGACAGGCCTTTTGGGATAGTTTCTTTGGCGGCGGTTCTGGTATTGCCGGTCTGATTGTCATCGCGCTCGTCACCATCTACGGTCTCAACTACATCGCCTCCTTCCTCTATCTCGACCCGTGGCACATGTTCCACTCGTTCCCCCAGTACATGATTCTCATGTCGACCTACATCAACATTCTGATGGTGTACGCCTTCAACAACTGGCACGACGTCTCGTGGGGAACCAAGGGCTCTGATACAGCTGAAGCTCTTCCTTCtgccaaggtcatcaagaaTGAAAAGGAGGCTGTCGTTGAAGAAATTGAGCAGGAACAGGAGGATATCGACAGCAAATTCGAAAAGACCGTCTGGCGAGCTTTGGCCCCCATGAGCGAAATGAACCAGGAAGAacccgagaagaaggatgtgGAGGATTCGTACAAGTCCTTCCGAACTGGCCTGGTTATTCTCTGGTTGCTCTGCAACATTGTCCTGATCGTCTTTGTCACGACGGACGATTTCATCACCCTCGGCGTCTCT AAAGCCGCCGATGTGCGAACACCCATGTACTTCCGATTCCTCCTCTACGCAACAGCTGTGCTGTCCATCATCCGTTTCGCCGGTTTCCTCTGGTACATTGGCCGAACCGGCATCATGTGCTGCATCGCGAGAAGATAG
- a CDS encoding NAD(P)-bd-dom domain-containing protein, protein MTKIFLTGATGYIGGDGLHTLVKAHPEYEITALVRSKEKGDLVTSQYPSVSLVYGDLDDFELLAEQVSKADITCHWASCEHEAAAKAIAEGISRKTKDDTGFVIHLSGADIICYPDLNDETYGIKRDQVFDDWDGVGEVTSPPENAPHKEVDLAILGIGGKTAIVCPPTIYGPGRGPGNQRSIQVPELALHSLKRGAAITVQEGENIWNSVHVHDLSKLWLKLVEAAAQGGGKADWGSNGYYFVENGDFSWKAIAEKIAKEAMAQGLWEDEKVESLSVEDADKVWPYASFFWGTNSRSRAIRARKVLDWEPVEKDIFEDVVAVVKAEAASLKLAE, encoded by the exons ATGACCAAGATCTTCCT GACTGGCGCCACTGGCTACATCGGTGGCGATGGCCTCCACACGCTGGTGAAGGCGCATCCCGAGTACGAAATTACCGCACTTGTTCGAagcaaggagaagggtgaCCTGGTTACTAGCCAGTATCCCTCGGTTAGCCTGGTCTACGGCGATCTAGACGACTTTGAGCTGCTTGCCGAGCAAGTCTCCAAGGCGGATATTACCTGCCACTGGGCCAGTTGCGAGCACGAGGCCGCCGCCAAGGCCATAGCTGAGGGAATTTCACGCAAGACCAAGGATGATACAGGATTTGTCATTCACTTATCTGGAGCCGACATTATCTGCTACCCTGACTTGAACGATGAGACTTATGGCATCAAGAGGGACCAGGTGTTTGACGACTGGGATGGCGTTGGCGAGGTCACCTCGCCTCCTGAGAACGCACCTCACAAAGAAGTTGACTTGGCTATTCTTGGTATCGGTGGGAAAACTGCCATCGTCTGCCCCCCGACCATCTACGGTCCAGGTCGGGGTCCTGGTAATCAGAGAAGCATCCAGGTTCCTGAGCTAGCGTTGCATAGCTTGAAGAGGGGTGCTGCTATCACTGTGCAAGAAGGAGAGAATATCTGGAACTCTGTTCATGTGCACGACTTATCCAAGTTGTGGCTGAAGCTTGTCGAGGCCGCTGCCCAGGGTGGGGGCAAGGCCGACTGGGGGTCAAATGGATACTACTTTGTCGAGAATGGAGACTTTAGCTGGAAAGCTATTGCGGAGAAGATCGCTAAAGAGGCAATGGCGCAAGGTCTttgggaggatgagaaggtGGAGAGTTTGAGCGTTGAGGATGCGGACAAGGTCTGGCCTTATGCTTCTTTCTTTTGGGGAACCAACTCTCGCAGCCGAGCTATCAGGGCTCGCAAGGTATTGGACTGGGAGCCGGTGGAGAAGGATATCTTTGAGGATGTAGTTGCGGTTGTTAAAGCGGAGGCTGCTTCTTTGAAGCTGGCTGAGTAG